One window of Hymenobacter sp. BRD128 genomic DNA carries:
- the hemW gene encoding radical SAM family heme chaperone HemW gives MPGLYLHIPFCKQACHYCDFHFSTSLGLKGPFVEALVQEMALRQTYLPDPAAPLETIYFGGGTPSLLTGDELARIFEAIHNYFPVAPQAEITLEANPDDLSPAKLAELAASPINRLSIGLQSFHEPHLRLMNRAHSAQESGQAVRAAQAAGFENISIDLIYGVPAPSHDSWQEDLARLFALNVPHVSAYALTIEPDTAFGRRLKKGTFVAPPDEFVATQFEMLLSQLRANGYEQYEISNFCRPGRESRHNSNYWRGVPYLGLGPSAHSFDGRSRQYAVANNPQYVAAVLERGEVPATVEQLSPLDQANEYLLTTLRTSRGCDLAHLRDALGLNLLAGRADYLASLTAQGMATLEGDVLRLTDAGKLLADHITLELFAAAPAAAA, from the coding sequence ATGCCCGGCCTCTACCTTCACATTCCGTTTTGCAAGCAGGCCTGCCACTACTGCGACTTCCACTTCAGCACTTCGCTCGGGTTGAAAGGGCCGTTTGTGGAGGCGTTGGTGCAGGAAATGGCGCTGCGCCAAACTTACCTGCCCGACCCGGCCGCGCCGCTCGAAACTATTTACTTCGGCGGCGGCACGCCTTCGCTGCTCACGGGCGATGAGCTAGCCCGCATTTTTGAGGCCATTCATAACTACTTTCCGGTAGCGCCGCAGGCGGAGATTACCCTCGAAGCTAACCCCGACGACCTTAGTCCCGCCAAGCTGGCCGAGCTGGCCGCCTCGCCCATCAACCGCCTCAGCATTGGGCTGCAAAGCTTCCACGAGCCGCACTTGCGGCTCATGAACCGCGCGCACTCGGCCCAGGAGTCGGGCCAGGCAGTGCGGGCCGCGCAGGCGGCGGGCTTCGAAAACATCTCGATTGACTTGATTTACGGCGTGCCGGCCCCCAGCCACGATAGCTGGCAGGAAGACCTGGCTAGGCTCTTTGCCCTGAACGTGCCCCACGTGTCGGCCTACGCGCTCACCATTGAGCCCGATACGGCCTTCGGGCGAAGGCTGAAAAAAGGCACCTTCGTGGCGCCGCCCGACGAATTTGTGGCCACGCAGTTTGAAATGCTGCTGAGCCAGCTGCGGGCCAATGGCTACGAGCAGTACGAAATCAGCAACTTCTGCCGGCCCGGCCGCGAGAGCCGCCACAACTCAAACTACTGGCGCGGCGTGCCTTACCTGGGGCTGGGGCCGAGCGCGCACTCCTTCGATGGCCGCAGCCGCCAGTACGCGGTGGCCAACAACCCGCAGTACGTAGCCGCCGTGCTCGAGCGCGGCGAAGTGCCGGCCACCGTGGAGCAGCTTTCGCCCCTCGACCAGGCCAATGAATACCTGCTCACCACCCTGCGCACCAGCCGGGGCTGCGACCTGGCGCATCTGCGCGACGCGCTGGGCCTCAACCTGCTAGCCGGGCGTGCCGACTACCTGGCTAGCCTCACGGCCCAGGGCATGGCTACGCTGGAAGGCGACGTGCTGCGCCTCACCGATGCCGGCAAGCTGCTGGCCGACCACATCACGCTCGAACTATTTGCCGCCGCGCCGGCCGCTGCGGCGTAG
- a CDS encoding alpha/beta hydrolase, which translates to MSPAWYLIPGLGADERVFRRLRLTGTVHVLNWLAPQSPTEPLAHYAARLAEAVPADMSCWLVGVSFGGLLAQEIARLRPLARVVLVSSLGSPSDLPPLLRLAGATGLHHLVPFGLLKWLPRLAQWFFGARGGTEYRLLRQILRDTDPAFARWATTQLLAWRGPGLPSAVRLHGTRDRLLPAGAARIDYLVPGAGHFLIVSHAAQVSQVLSSRLEN; encoded by the coding sequence GTGAGCCCAGCGTGGTACCTCATTCCGGGCCTGGGGGCCGATGAGCGCGTGTTTCGGCGCCTGCGCCTAACGGGCACCGTGCACGTGCTGAACTGGCTAGCCCCGCAGTCGCCCACCGAGCCGCTGGCCCACTACGCCGCCCGCCTGGCCGAGGCCGTGCCCGCCGATATGTCCTGCTGGCTGGTGGGTGTGTCGTTTGGCGGGCTGCTGGCGCAGGAAATAGCCCGGCTGCGGCCGCTGGCCCGGGTGGTGCTCGTTTCCAGCCTGGGTAGCCCATCCGACCTGCCGCCCCTGCTGCGGCTGGCGGGCGCTACGGGGCTACATCATTTGGTACCCTTCGGCCTGCTAAAGTGGCTGCCTCGGCTGGCCCAATGGTTTTTTGGGGCGCGGGGCGGCACCGAATACCGCCTGCTGCGCCAGATACTGCGCGATACTGACCCGGCTTTCGCCCGGTGGGCTACCACGCAGCTGCTCGCCTGGCGCGGCCCCGGCTTGCCCAGCGCCGTGCGCCTGCACGGCACCCGCGACCGCCTGCTACCAGCCGGGGCGGCCCGCATCGACTACCTGGTGCCCGGCGCCGGGCATTTCCTCATCGTGAGCCACGCGGCCCAGGTAAGTCAGGTACTCAGTTCTCGACTCGAGAATTAA
- a CDS encoding glycosyltransferase family 8 protein: protein MIINIAVAFDKEYLPPFHALLASVFENNKQDTIAVHAIATGISDFDKEEINQFAENNNSIVKFYTIEKSFVDKLFIHKESHFKSLAIFYRLFFPLLVEESLKNLVYLDVDTIVIKSLRELASTDTGSYPVGAVTDAWPYDHSYLNIYDEEGYFNSGVLLINVQNWRNQRVTERALEFMHENPEKCIAMPDQDALNGVLVNNWKKLSNRYNLQFNYIPNPISKTAIPALLSDKVIIHFTTGNKPWLVECANRLKFLYYFYLKKSPYATKGKYTDRIVNKAQLMRILKFKLNNFYTDNELLSKSWRRIKTLLQ from the coding sequence ATGATTATTAATATAGCTGTTGCATTTGATAAGGAATATCTTCCTCCTTTTCATGCTTTATTGGCTTCTGTTTTTGAGAATAATAAGCAGGATACTATAGCAGTTCATGCTATTGCTACTGGTATAAGTGACTTCGATAAAGAAGAAATTAATCAATTTGCCGAAAATAACAATTCCATTGTCAAATTTTACACTATAGAAAAAAGCTTCGTCGATAAGCTTTTTATTCATAAAGAAAGTCATTTCAAATCTTTGGCAATCTTTTACAGATTATTTTTTCCATTATTAGTCGAAGAAAGTCTGAAAAATTTAGTGTACTTAGACGTTGATACTATTGTTATAAAAAGCCTTCGAGAGCTAGCTAGCACCGATACAGGTTCGTATCCTGTTGGCGCCGTAACCGATGCTTGGCCTTACGACCATTCGTACCTCAATATTTATGATGAGGAAGGGTACTTCAACTCTGGTGTATTGCTTATCAACGTTCAAAATTGGCGAAATCAACGAGTTACCGAGCGTGCATTGGAATTTATGCATGAAAACCCTGAAAAATGCATTGCTATGCCCGACCAAGATGCGCTAAATGGAGTGCTGGTTAATAATTGGAAAAAGTTGAGCAATAGATATAATTTACAATTCAATTACATTCCCAATCCTATTTCTAAAACTGCTATACCTGCTCTGCTCTCCGACAAAGTGATTATACATTTTACTACAGGCAATAAGCCATGGCTTGTGGAGTGTGCTAATCGGCTAAAGTTCTTATATTACTTTTATTTGAAGAAAAGCCCATATGCTACCAAAGGAAAGTACACAGACCGTATAGTGAATAAAGCGCAACTAATGCGTATTCTAAAATTCAAACTTAATAATTTTTATACTGATAATGAATTACTATCTAAGAGTTGGCGACGCATTAAGACTTTACTACAATAA
- a CDS encoding transposase, which yields MGGAVPLRRPTCSLTLIDALSVNGLHGVQVLEGALNQHSFALYIARILAPQLRRGDVLVLDNLRVHHLTGLREWLGQRGIEVLFLPLTRPTLPPSSRPAASSKPSCAKPRRGPAKRWKRPYIPPSTGLPATMRKHGLITAAITYTVHESAICWDNTKLAPFIVVKS from the coding sequence GTGGGTGGGGCCGTGCCCTTGCGCCGCCCTACCTGCTCGCTGACGCTGATTGACGCCTTGTCCGTGAACGGGCTACATGGGGTACAGGTGCTGGAAGGAGCCTTGAATCAGCACAGTTTCGCTCTATACATCGCGCGCATCCTGGCCCCGCAATTACGGCGCGGGGACGTGCTAGTCCTCGATAACCTACGGGTGCACCACCTGACCGGGCTGCGGGAGTGGCTGGGGCAGCGCGGCATAGAAGTGCTGTTTCTGCCCCTTACTCGCCCGACTTTACCCCCATCCAGCAGGCCTGCAGCAAGCTCAAAACCAAGCTGCGCCAAGCCCAGGCGCGGACCCGCCAAGCGCTGGAAGAGGCCCTACATTCCACCATCGACTGGATTACCAGCTACGATGCGAAAGCATGGGTTAATCACTGCGGCTATCACGTACACCGTTCATGAATCCGCTATATGCTGGGATAATACTAAGCTGGCGCCCTTTATTGTAGTAAAGTCTTAA
- a CDS encoding transposase: MLVQAASVQDPVGATAVLAEARANAPQLQLLWADARYQGPLVATAAAALGLRVEVVRAPHGTKGFVVLPRRWVVERNFGWLSKYRRVAGRDYETNPLVSETIIEAGFCQFMLRRLVKFITYTYLFKILNVW, encoded by the coding sequence GTGCTGGTGCAGGCGGCTAGCGTGCAAGACCCCGTCGGCGCTACTGCGGTGCTGGCCGAGGCGAGGGCCAACGCGCCGCAGTTGCAGTTGCTCTGGGCTGACGCCCGCTACCAAGGGCCGTTAGTGGCCACGGCTGCCGCGGCACTGGGCCTGCGCGTGGAGGTGGTACGGGCCCCACACGGTACCAAGGGCTTCGTGGTGCTACCCCGGCGCTGGGTTGTGGAGCGCAATTTCGGTTGGCTCAGTAAGTACCGACGCGTGGCGGGCCGCGACTACGAGACCAATCCACTTGTGAGCGAGACGATTATCGAAGCCGGTTTCTGCCAGTTCATGTTGCGTCGATTAGTAAAATTTATCACTTATACATATTTATTTAAAATACTAAATGTTTGGTGA
- the rpmA gene encoding 50S ribosomal protein L27, translating to MAHKKGVGSSNNGRESHSKRLGVKIFGGQSLIAGNIIVRQRGTKHHPGTNVGIGKDHTLFALVDGTVQFKIGRGDRSFVSVVPVAPEAAVA from the coding sequence ATGGCACACAAAAAAGGCGTAGGCTCGTCAAACAACGGCCGTGAATCGCATAGCAAGCGCCTCGGCGTGAAAATCTTCGGTGGGCAGTCGCTCATCGCTGGCAACATCATCGTGCGTCAGCGTGGCACCAAGCACCACCCCGGCACCAACGTGGGCATCGGCAAAGACCACACGCTGTTTGCGCTGGTTGATGGCACCGTGCAGTTTAAGATTGGCCGCGGCGACCGTTCGTTCGTGTCGGTCGTGCCCGTAGCTCCCGAAGCTGCCGTTGCTTAA
- the rplU gene encoding 50S ribosomal protein L21 — translation MYAIVNIAGQQTKVEANKFVYAQRLAGNVGDSVELGKALLTDDNGTLSIGAPELNVLVKGTIVAHVQGDKVLVFKKKRRKGYKKLNGHRQQFTKVLINSIG, via the coding sequence ATGTACGCCATTGTCAATATCGCCGGCCAACAGACTAAGGTTGAGGCTAATAAATTTGTTTACGCCCAGCGTCTGGCCGGTAATGTCGGTGACTCGGTAGAGTTGGGCAAAGCCCTGCTGACCGACGACAACGGCACGCTCAGCATCGGTGCTCCCGAGCTGAACGTACTGGTGAAAGGCACCATCGTAGCCCACGTGCAGGGCGACAAAGTATTGGTGTTCAAGAAGAAGCGCCGCAAAGGATACAAGAAACTGAATGGCCACCGCCAGCAGTTCACCAAAGTTCTGATTAACAGCATCGGCTAG
- a CDS encoding ribonucleoside-diphosphate reductase small subunit produces the protein MEPLLAENPNRFVLFPIQNPQVWEFYKKAEASFWTAEEIDLSQDQKDWNGLNDNERHFIKHVLAFFAASDGIVNENLAINFMQEVQMPEARCFYGFQIMMENIHSETYSLLIDTYIKDPKEKDYLFNALETVPAVQKKGQWALTWINSDNFAERLIAFAAVEGIFFSGSFCSIFWLKKRGLMPGLTFSNELISRDEGLHCDFACLLYSYLENKLPEERVHAIIRDAVTIEQEFVTDALPVSLIGMNARTMSQYIEFVADRLLVSLGCAKIYNATNPFDFMEMISVQGKTNFFEKRVAEYQKSGVMSERADNAFSLDEDF, from the coding sequence ATGGAGCCCCTACTCGCCGAAAACCCCAACCGTTTCGTCCTCTTCCCCATCCAAAACCCGCAGGTGTGGGAGTTTTATAAAAAGGCGGAAGCCTCGTTCTGGACGGCCGAGGAAATCGACCTCTCGCAGGACCAGAAAGACTGGAACGGCCTGAATGACAACGAACGCCATTTCATTAAGCACGTGCTGGCGTTCTTCGCCGCCAGCGATGGCATCGTGAACGAAAATCTGGCCATCAACTTCATGCAGGAAGTGCAGATGCCCGAGGCGCGCTGCTTCTACGGCTTCCAGATTATGATGGAAAATATTCACAGCGAAACGTACTCGCTGCTGATTGACACCTACATCAAAGACCCCAAGGAAAAGGACTATCTCTTCAACGCTCTCGAAACGGTGCCCGCCGTGCAGAAGAAAGGCCAGTGGGCGCTGACGTGGATTAACTCCGACAACTTCGCCGAGCGCCTCATTGCCTTCGCGGCCGTAGAAGGTATCTTTTTCTCGGGCTCGTTCTGCTCCATCTTCTGGCTTAAGAAGCGCGGCCTGATGCCGGGCCTCACGTTTTCCAACGAGCTGATTTCGCGCGATGAAGGACTGCACTGCGACTTTGCCTGCCTGCTCTACAGCTACCTCGAAAACAAGCTGCCCGAGGAGCGCGTGCACGCCATCATCCGCGACGCGGTGACCATTGAGCAGGAGTTCGTAACCGATGCGCTGCCGGTGAGCCTCATTGGCATGAATGCGCGCACCATGAGCCAGTACATCGAGTTCGTGGCCGACCGCCTGCTGGTGTCGCTAGGGTGCGCCAAGATTTACAATGCCACCAACCCCTTCGATTTCATGGAAATGATTTCGGTGCAGGGCAAAACCAACTTCTTCGAGAAGCGCGTGGCCGAGTACCAGAAGTCGGGCGTGATGAGTGAGCGGGCCGATAACGCTTTCTCACTCGACGAGGATTTTTAA
- a CDS encoding glycosyltransferase, translating to MTVSRELRQELIGAYGIAPERITVINNFFHIDQMLAKAHEPIEPQYEQLFSQPNVLVTSGRLTVQKNQLPLLDVFAALRQRQPDSKLVFLGDGERRAALLERTQELGLRAYQAWNNDPLDQEYDVYYLGFQKNPFRYLRRATLFVFPSDWEGFPLALCEAMVCGVPVVTTDCPTGPREILAPTTPPTHVATTTEWADYGVLMPLLSADFQQSALAEWANTLYLLLQDPARRTYYARQGQLRVQDFTPAKMMQKWLHIIEDVFARK from the coding sequence GTGACGGTGAGCCGGGAGCTGCGCCAGGAATTAATCGGCGCTTATGGCATTGCCCCCGAGCGCATTACGGTCATCAACAACTTCTTCCACATCGACCAGATGCTGGCCAAGGCGCACGAGCCCATTGAGCCGCAGTATGAGCAGCTGTTCAGCCAGCCCAATGTGCTGGTGACCTCGGGGCGGCTGACGGTGCAGAAGAATCAGCTGCCGCTGCTCGATGTCTTTGCGGCGCTGCGCCAGCGGCAGCCCGACAGTAAGCTGGTATTTCTGGGCGATGGCGAGCGCCGCGCGGCGCTGCTGGAGCGTACCCAGGAGCTGGGCCTGCGCGCCTACCAAGCCTGGAACAACGACCCGCTCGACCAGGAGTACGATGTGTACTACCTGGGCTTTCAGAAAAATCCGTTTCGCTACCTGCGGCGCGCCACGCTGTTCGTGTTTCCCTCCGATTGGGAGGGCTTCCCGCTAGCCTTGTGCGAAGCGATGGTGTGCGGCGTGCCGGTCGTGACGACTGACTGCCCAACGGGCCCCCGCGAAATCCTGGCCCCTACCACGCCGCCCACCCACGTAGCCACCACCACGGAATGGGCCGACTACGGCGTACTGATGCCCTTGCTCAGCGCTGATTTTCAGCAGTCTGCCTTGGCCGAGTGGGCCAATACGCTCTACCTGCTGCTACAGGACCCCGCCCGCCGGACTTATTACGCCCGGCAAGGGCAGCTGCGGGTGCAGGACTTTACTCCCGCCAAGATGATGCAGAAGTGGCTGCACATCATCGAGGACGTTTTTGCGCGAAAGTAG
- a CDS encoding ribonucleoside-diphosphate reductase subunit alpha, with translation MLVIKRDGRRESVKFDKVTARIEKLCYGLNQNFVSPIEVAKKVIDGIYDGVTTIELDNLAAETAASLTTRHPDYAILAARIAVSNLHKVTSKSFSSTMKRLYTYEDPKNGDNASLIAKDVWEVIHKHAHTLDSAIIYDRDYNYDFFGFKTLERSYLLRLDGKVVERPQHMLMRVSVGIHKDDIDSAIKTYNMMSERWMTHATPTLFNAGTPKPQMSSCFLLTVKDDSIEGIYETLKDCALISQSAGGIGLAVHNVRATGSYIKGTNGNSNGLVPMLKVFNDTARYVDQGGGKRKGAFAIYLEPWHADIFEFLDLKKNHGKEEMRARDLFYALWTPDLFMKRVEANGDWTLMCPHECPGLDTTWGPEFEKLYTKYEREGRGRKTIKAQELWFHILESQTETGTPYMLFKDAANGKSNQQNLGTIKSSNLCTEIMEYTDKDEIAVCNLASLALPRYLVEDSHGNLRFDHDKLFEITYQTTLNLNKVIDVNYYPVPETERSNFRHRPIGLGVQGLADTFIALRMPFESDEAKGLNEDIFETIYFAAMTASKDLAMKDGAYETFPGSPLSEGKFQFDLWGVTPKSGRWDWDTLRGQVVEHGVRNSLLVAPMPTASTAQILGNNESFEPYTSNIYVRRVLSGEFMVVNKHLLKDLVKLGLWNEQMKQDIIAANGSVQGIARVPQHIKDLYKTVWEISQRTIIDMAADRGAYICQSQSLNLHVQNPNFGKLTSMHFHSWKRGLKTGMYYLRTKAAADAIKFTVEKQAAETLEPMYAQNQADMACSLDNPDACEACGS, from the coding sequence ATGCTCGTAATCAAACGCGATGGCCGCCGCGAGTCGGTCAAGTTCGACAAAGTCACCGCCCGCATTGAAAAACTTTGCTACGGGCTTAATCAAAATTTCGTGTCGCCCATTGAGGTGGCCAAGAAGGTCATCGACGGCATCTACGATGGCGTGACGACCATCGAGCTCGACAACCTGGCGGCGGAGACGGCGGCGTCGCTCACCACGCGGCACCCCGACTACGCCATTCTGGCGGCGCGCATCGCGGTGAGCAACCTGCACAAAGTAACCTCGAAGTCGTTTTCGAGCACCATGAAGCGGCTGTATACCTACGAGGACCCCAAGAATGGCGACAACGCTTCGCTCATCGCCAAGGACGTGTGGGAGGTGATTCACAAGCACGCGCACACCCTGGACTCGGCCATTATCTACGACCGCGACTACAACTACGATTTCTTCGGTTTTAAGACCCTGGAGCGCTCGTATTTGCTGCGCCTCGATGGCAAGGTGGTGGAGCGGCCCCAGCACATGCTGATGCGCGTGTCGGTGGGCATCCACAAGGACGATATCGACTCGGCCATCAAGACCTACAACATGATGAGCGAGCGCTGGATGACCCACGCTACCCCCACCTTGTTCAACGCCGGCACGCCCAAGCCGCAGATGTCGTCGTGCTTCCTGCTGACGGTGAAGGACGACTCAATTGAGGGCATCTACGAGACGCTGAAGGACTGCGCGCTGATTTCGCAGAGCGCGGGCGGCATCGGGCTGGCCGTGCACAACGTGCGCGCCACGGGCTCCTACATCAAGGGCACCAACGGCAACTCCAACGGCCTGGTACCGATGCTGAAGGTGTTTAACGACACGGCCCGCTACGTGGACCAGGGCGGCGGCAAGCGCAAGGGCGCGTTCGCCATTTACCTGGAGCCCTGGCACGCTGATATTTTCGAATTCCTGGACTTGAAGAAGAACCACGGCAAGGAGGAAATGCGCGCCCGCGACTTGTTTTACGCCCTCTGGACGCCCGACCTGTTCATGAAGCGCGTGGAAGCCAACGGCGACTGGACGCTGATGTGCCCCCACGAGTGCCCCGGCCTCGACACCACCTGGGGCCCCGAGTTCGAGAAGCTCTACACCAAGTACGAGCGCGAGGGCCGCGGCCGCAAGACCATCAAGGCGCAGGAGCTGTGGTTCCACATCCTGGAAAGCCAGACCGAGACGGGCACGCCCTACATGCTCTTCAAGGACGCCGCCAACGGCAAGAGCAACCAGCAGAACCTAGGGACGATTAAGTCGAGCAACCTCTGCACCGAGATTATGGAGTACACCGACAAGGACGAGATTGCGGTGTGCAACCTCGCCTCGCTGGCGCTGCCCCGCTACCTCGTGGAAGACAGCCACGGCAACCTGCGCTTCGACCACGACAAGCTGTTCGAAATCACCTACCAGACTACGTTGAACCTCAACAAGGTAATCGACGTGAACTACTACCCGGTGCCCGAAACCGAGCGCTCCAACTTCCGCCACCGGCCCATCGGCCTAGGGGTGCAGGGCCTGGCCGATACGTTTATCGCGCTGCGCATGCCCTTCGAGAGCGACGAAGCCAAGGGCCTGAACGAGGACATCTTCGAGACGATTTACTTCGCGGCCATGACGGCTTCGAAGGACCTGGCCATGAAGGACGGGGCCTACGAAACCTTCCCCGGCTCGCCCCTGAGCGAGGGCAAGTTCCAGTTTGACCTCTGGGGCGTGACGCCCAAGTCGGGCCGCTGGGATTGGGATACGCTGCGCGGCCAGGTAGTGGAGCACGGTGTGCGCAACTCGCTGCTGGTGGCGCCCATGCCCACCGCCAGCACCGCCCAGATTCTGGGCAACAACGAGTCGTTTGAGCCCTACACCAGCAACATTTACGTGCGGCGCGTGCTCAGCGGCGAGTTTATGGTGGTGAACAAGCACCTGCTGAAGGACCTCGTGAAGCTGGGCCTCTGGAACGAGCAGATGAAGCAGGACATCATCGCGGCCAATGGCTCGGTGCAGGGCATTGCCCGCGTGCCGCAGCACATCAAGGACCTGTACAAGACGGTGTGGGAGATTTCGCAGCGCACCATCATCGACATGGCCGCCGACCGGGGCGCCTACATCTGCCAGAGCCAGAGCCTGAACCTGCACGTGCAGAACCCCAACTTCGGCAAGCTCACCAGCATGCACTTCCACAGCTGGAAGCGCGGCCTCAAAACCGGCATGTACTACCTGCGCACCAAAGCCGCCGCCGACGCCATCAAGTTCACGGTGGAAAAGCAAGCCGCCGAAACCCTAGAGCCCATGTACGCCCAGAACCAAGCCGACATGGCCTGCTCGCTCGATAACCCCGACGCCTGCGAGGCGTGTGGTTCGTAA
- a CDS encoding DUF433 domain-containing protein, which produces MATVASAAHPRITIDPNICHGQPTVRGLRYPVQNVLEYLASGMTEAEILADYEDLEAEDLRACQAYAADMLQVRSIYRLAS; this is translated from the coding sequence ATGGCAACTGTAGCTTCGGCGGCACACCCGCGTATCACCATTGACCCCAATATCTGCCACGGGCAGCCCACGGTGCGCGGCCTGCGCTATCCGGTGCAAAACGTGCTCGAATACCTGGCTTCGGGCATGACGGAGGCCGAAATTCTAGCTGACTATGAAGACCTGGAAGCCGAAGACCTTCGCGCCTGCCAGGCCTACGCGGCCGATATGCTGCAAGTGCGCTCCATCTACCGGCTGGCCTCGTGA
- a CDS encoding DUF5615 family PIN-like protein, which translates to MSQPAPLRVLVDAQLPRQLARWLAFHAGFDSLHTLDLPAANRTQDGSISRVSMEEKRVVITKDADFVNSFLLQGQPYKLLLVSTGNISTPDLLELFRQFLPQLTKVFAHHSYVELSRTLLVTHR; encoded by the coding sequence GTGAGCCAGCCAGCGCCACTGCGCGTACTAGTCGATGCCCAATTGCCAAGGCAGTTGGCGCGCTGGCTGGCTTTCCATGCGGGTTTCGACAGCCTGCACACCCTCGATTTACCGGCAGCCAACCGGACGCAGGATGGTAGCATTAGCCGGGTGTCAATGGAAGAAAAGCGCGTAGTAATTACGAAGGATGCAGACTTTGTCAATAGCTTTCTGCTGCAAGGTCAGCCATATAAACTACTGCTCGTGTCAACTGGTAATATCAGCACGCCCGATTTGCTAGAGCTATTTCGGCAGTTCCTGCCGCAGCTTACCAAAGTGTTCGCGCACCATTCCTACGTGGAGTTGTCGCGAACGCTACTGGTTACACACCGCTGA
- a CDS encoding Crp/Fnr family transcriptional regulator, with protein sequence MHPLLAYLRRFVPALTEAEWQLLARALRPCHLARGQHFVQAGEYRPEIALVLQGSCRLYYLRPSGEERTTYFFFENHLLADYPSCLSGQPSQLNIQALTDTELVVFDYAVLRRLYDECPAYERFGRVLAEYHLLGTDARLVEQLMLSPEERYRALLASGKTKILARIPQHLVANYLGVTPVSLSRIRARVARER encoded by the coding sequence ATGCATCCATTGCTTGCTTACCTGCGCCGCTTCGTGCCCGCCCTCACCGAGGCCGAGTGGCAGCTGCTGGCTAGGGCCCTGCGGCCGTGCCACCTGGCGCGGGGCCAGCACTTTGTGCAGGCTGGCGAGTACCGGCCCGAAATCGCCTTGGTGCTCCAGGGGAGCTGTCGGCTCTACTACCTGCGGCCCAGCGGCGAGGAGCGCACCACGTATTTCTTCTTCGAAAACCACTTGCTGGCCGACTACCCGAGCTGCCTGTCGGGCCAGCCGAGCCAGCTCAACATCCAGGCCCTGACCGATACGGAGCTGGTGGTGTTCGACTACGCGGTGCTGCGGCGGCTCTACGACGAGTGCCCGGCCTACGAGCGGTTCGGGCGGGTGCTGGCCGAGTACCACCTGCTGGGCACCGATGCCCGCCTCGTCGAGCAGCTCATGCTCTCGCCCGAGGAGCGCTACCGGGCGCTGCTGGCCAGCGGCAAAACCAAGATTCTGGCGCGCATTCCGCAGCACCTGGTGGCCAATTACCTCGGCGTCACGCCCGTGTCGCTGAGTCGCATCCGGGCGCGGGTGGCGCGCGAGCGGTAG
- a CDS encoding DUF4260 domain-containing protein, producing MKSLLKTEELAEMLLAVFVFAHLPFAWWVLPATFLLPDLSMLGYLAGPRVGAASYNLVHHKATAIAMGVAGWLLGQPTLVLAGTVLLFHSAFDRLLGYGLKYATGFQDTHLGRAGKAPAAASPAPALNLGYADAQ from the coding sequence ATGAAATCGCTGTTGAAAACCGAAGAGCTGGCCGAAATGCTGCTGGCCGTGTTTGTATTCGCCCACCTGCCGTTTGCCTGGTGGGTGCTGCCCGCCACCTTTTTGCTGCCCGACCTGAGCATGCTGGGCTACCTGGCCGGCCCGCGCGTGGGCGCCGCCAGCTACAACCTGGTGCACCACAAGGCCACGGCGATAGCCATGGGCGTGGCGGGGTGGCTGCTGGGGCAGCCCACTCTGGTACTGGCCGGCACGGTGCTGCTGTTTCACAGCGCCTTCGACCGGCTGCTGGGCTACGGCCTTAAGTACGCCACCGGCTTTCAGGATACGCACCTGGGCCGGGCGGGCAAAGCGCCCGCCGCGGCTAGCCCGGCGCCGGCCCTAAATTTGGGGTATGCAGACGCTCAGTAG